A portion of the Streptomyces coeruleoprunus genome contains these proteins:
- a CDS encoding biotin-dependent carboxyltransferase family protein encodes MTDRAFAVVRAGALTTVQDGGRCGYAHLGVPRSGALDPHAAALVNRLVGNRGDAAVLETTLDGCAVRSRGAVTVAVGGAPCAVTVDGRPAAWGTSVRVPAGAVLEVGAAVRGVRSYVAFAGGVAAEPVLGSRSTDLLSGLGPAPLADGVVLPLGIPPAGAPHYDAVPWPGVPRELVLRVRLGPRHDWFTGEALRVLTTRAYRVSASSNRIGLRTEGPALERAVPGELPSEGMVLGAVQVPPDGRPVVFLADHPTTGGYPVVAVVHERDVAAAAQAVPGTPVRFIPTR; translated from the coding sequence GTGACGGACAGGGCCTTCGCCGTCGTGCGGGCCGGGGCGCTCACCACCGTGCAGGACGGGGGGCGGTGCGGGTACGCGCACCTGGGCGTTCCGCGCTCGGGCGCCCTCGACCCGCACGCGGCGGCGCTGGTGAACCGGCTGGTCGGCAACCGCGGCGACGCGGCCGTGCTGGAGACGACGCTCGACGGGTGCGCCGTGCGGTCGCGCGGCGCGGTGACCGTCGCCGTGGGCGGCGCGCCCTGCGCGGTGACCGTGGACGGGCGGCCGGCGGCGTGGGGCACATCGGTGCGGGTGCCGGCGGGTGCCGTGCTGGAGGTGGGCGCGGCGGTGCGGGGCGTGCGGTCGTACGTGGCGTTCGCGGGGGGTGTGGCGGCCGAGCCGGTGCTGGGCAGCCGATCGACGGACCTGCTGTCGGGGCTCGGCCCCGCGCCGCTCGCCGACGGCGTGGTCCTGCCCCTTGGGATACCCCCGGCGGGGGCGCCGCACTACGACGCCGTTCCGTGGCCGGGCGTGCCCCGGGAGCTGGTCCTGCGGGTGCGGCTCGGGCCGCGCCACGACTGGTTCACCGGCGAGGCGCTCCGGGTGCTGACCACGCGCGCGTACCGGGTGTCGGCGTCGTCCAACCGCATCGGGCTGCGCACCGAGGGCCCGGCCCTGGAGCGGGCCGTGCCGGGCGAACTGCCCAGCGAGGGCATGGTGCTGGGCGCGGTCCAGGTGCCGCCGGACGGGCGGCCGGTGGTGTTCCTGGCGGACCACCCCACGACCGGCGGCTACCCGGTGGTGGCGGTGGTCCATGAACGGGACGTGGCGGCCGCCGCCCAGGCCGTGCCGGGCACGCCGGTGCGCTTCATACCGACGCGGTGA
- a CDS encoding 5-oxoprolinase subunit PxpA has translation MSWASIDLNADLGEGFGRWRLTDDERLLSVVTSANVACGFHAGDAATMRRVCALAAEREVRIGAQVSYRDLAGFGRRAMDVPADELAAEVAYQIGALQVFARAAGARVSYVKPHGALYNRVVHDEEQARAVVDGVLLTGERLPLLGLPGSRLHRAADKAGLPVVTEAFADRAYTADGTLVPRSQEGAVVHDPEAVVERSVSMARFGVVTSHCGRSVPVRARSLCLHGDTPGAVDLARRVRARLEATGVRVEAFA, from the coding sequence GTGTCCTGGGCGTCGATCGATCTGAACGCCGACCTCGGTGAGGGCTTCGGGCGGTGGCGGCTGACCGATGACGAGCGATTGCTGTCCGTCGTCACCAGCGCCAACGTCGCCTGCGGCTTCCACGCCGGGGACGCGGCCACCATGCGGCGCGTGTGCGCGCTCGCGGCCGAGCGCGAGGTGCGGATCGGCGCCCAGGTGTCCTACCGCGACCTGGCCGGGTTCGGGCGGCGCGCGATGGACGTGCCGGCGGACGAGCTGGCCGCCGAAGTGGCGTACCAGATCGGCGCCCTTCAGGTCTTCGCGCGGGCTGCCGGGGCGCGGGTGTCCTACGTCAAGCCGCACGGCGCACTGTACAACCGCGTCGTGCACGACGAGGAGCAGGCGCGGGCGGTCGTCGACGGTGTGCTGCTCACCGGTGAACGGCTGCCGTTGCTCGGGCTGCCCGGCTCCCGGCTGCACAGGGCGGCGGACAAGGCGGGGCTGCCCGTCGTGACGGAGGCGTTCGCCGACCGGGCGTACACGGCGGACGGCACGCTCGTGCCGCGGAGCCAGGAGGGGGCCGTGGTCCACGATCCGGAGGCGGTGGTCGAACGGTCGGTGTCCATGGCCCGGTTCGGTGTCGTGACGTCCCACTGCGGGCGGTCGGTCCCGGTGCGGGCGCGGTCGTTGTGCCTGCACGGCGACACCCCTGGTGCCGTGGACCTCGCGCGGCGGGTCCGGGCCCGGCTGGAGGCCACGGGTGTGCGCGTGGAGGCGTTCGCATGA
- a CDS encoding sensor histidine kinase, with protein MRFRGKSIRRKIVALLLVPLVSLTGLWGFATFLTGREAGHLMDVGYIVQKVGYPIEDAVRVIQRERRQSLVYLADPRTADALTTLRRERAATDRTLAVIRANARDPRITDALAPSATQRLNSLLQALDGVETLRRSVDTGAVGRIQALEFYNRLIDPCYSFLMALHTLDNVEMDKQGRALVGLARARETLSREDALVVSSLISNRLTAEEIRLISDLVAQRRQFYEVNLELLPGSERETFQHFWRSPATLPLRTAEEAVISGGAGGDRRATDAARWQEAAGSVLAALATRNTEAGDRYQERVEPVAHGVLLKAGIAGVLGFLALLVSVVVSVRIGRALVRDLSRLRKEAQEVSGVRLPSVMRRLAAGEHVDVETEVPHLEYEKDEVGQVGQALNTLQRAAVEAAVKQADMRRGVSEVFVNLARRNQVLLHRQLTLLDTMERRTEDEEELADLFRLDHLTTRMRRHAEGLVILSGAAPSRQWRKPVQLMDVVRAAVAEVEDYERIEVRRLPRIGVGGPAVADLTHLIAELIENATVFSPPHTAVQVLGERVANGFTLEIHDRGLGMSAEDLLDANLRLAETPEFELSDTDRLGLFVVSRLARRQNVRVSLQPSPYGGTTAVVFIPAALLTDAPATEGTGFRLDRQGHDRKGGDRRGGVRNGHDRKGLSQVPSPLPGVGPSVLDGPVELEAPLGLLGELDDADGEHGGLFRPRPPLRPATGLDQHQHEQAADPADQRPAGPVPLPRRKAPTLVARHGRRLDEPGRAHPSPARDDRRAEHPELSGTPGTTGSPNADSTTGTTGIPGSTGSTSNTSTTSTSSTTDPAPEETTLLLRGLPRRVRQASLVPQLREAAERPAAPAAPTSAPGDDDERDAELVRHRMAAMQRGWQRARREKAPGTTPEGDGR; from the coding sequence ATGCGCTTTCGCGGGAAGTCGATCCGCAGGAAGATCGTGGCGCTGCTGCTCGTGCCCCTGGTGTCCCTCACCGGCCTGTGGGGATTCGCGACGTTCCTCACCGGGCGCGAGGCCGGCCACCTCATGGACGTCGGCTACATCGTGCAAAAGGTCGGATATCCGATCGAGGACGCGGTCCGCGTCATCCAGCGCGAACGCCGCCAGAGCCTGGTCTACCTGGCCGACCCGCGCACCGCCGACGCCCTGACCACCCTGCGCCGCGAACGCGCCGCCACGGACCGCACCCTGGCCGTCATCCGCGCCAACGCCCGCGACCCCCGCATCACCGACGCCCTGGCCCCGTCCGCGACGCAGCGGCTGAACTCGCTGCTCCAGGCCCTCGACGGGGTGGAGACCCTGCGCCGCTCCGTGGACACCGGTGCCGTGGGACGCATCCAGGCCCTGGAGTTCTACAACCGGCTCATCGACCCCTGCTACAGCTTCCTCATGGCGCTCCACACCCTCGACAACGTGGAGATGGACAAGCAGGGCCGCGCCCTCGTCGGCCTGGCACGCGCCCGCGAGACGCTCTCCCGCGAGGACGCCCTCGTCGTCTCCTCGCTCATCAGCAACCGCCTCACCGCCGAGGAGATCCGGCTCATCTCGGATCTCGTCGCCCAGCGCCGCCAGTTCTACGAGGTCAACCTCGAACTCCTGCCCGGCTCCGAGCGCGAGACCTTCCAGCACTTCTGGCGCAGCCCCGCCACCCTGCCGCTCCGCACCGCCGAGGAGGCCGTGATCAGCGGCGGGGCCGGCGGCGACCGGCGCGCCACGGACGCCGCGCGCTGGCAGGAGGCGGCCGGTTCCGTCCTCGCCGCGCTCGCCACCCGCAACACCGAGGCGGGCGACCGCTACCAGGAACGCGTCGAGCCCGTGGCGCACGGCGTCCTGCTCAAGGCGGGCATCGCCGGCGTCCTCGGCTTCCTCGCCCTCCTCGTCTCCGTCGTCGTCTCCGTCCGCATCGGCCGCGCCCTCGTCCGCGACCTGAGCCGGCTCCGCAAGGAGGCCCAGGAGGTCTCCGGCGTACGGCTGCCCAGCGTGATGCGCCGCCTCGCCGCCGGCGAGCACGTCGACGTCGAGACCGAGGTGCCGCACCTGGAGTACGAGAAGGACGAGGTCGGCCAGGTCGGCCAGGCCCTCAACACCCTCCAGCGCGCCGCCGTCGAAGCCGCCGTCAAGCAGGCCGACATGCGCCGCGGCGTCTCCGAGGTCTTCGTCAACCTCGCCCGCCGCAACCAGGTCCTGCTGCACCGCCAGCTCACCCTCCTCGACACCATGGAGCGGCGCACCGAGGACGAGGAGGAGCTGGCCGACCTGTTCCGGCTGGACCACCTCACCACCCGTATGCGCCGCCACGCCGAGGGCCTCGTGATCCTCTCCGGCGCCGCCCCCTCCCGCCAGTGGCGCAAGCCCGTCCAGCTCATGGACGTCGTGCGGGCCGCGGTCGCCGAGGTCGAGGACTACGAGCGCATCGAGGTACGGAGGCTGCCGCGGATCGGCGTCGGCGGCCCGGCCGTCGCCGACCTCACGCACCTCATCGCGGAACTCATCGAGAACGCCACCGTGTTCTCGCCCCCGCACACCGCCGTACAGGTGCTCGGCGAGCGCGTCGCCAACGGCTTCACGCTGGAGATCCACGACCGCGGCCTCGGCATGTCCGCCGAGGACCTGCTCGACGCGAACCTCCGCCTCGCCGAGACACCCGAGTTCGAACTGTCCGACACCGACCGGCTCGGCCTCTTCGTGGTCAGCCGCCTGGCCCGCCGGCAGAACGTCCGCGTCTCGCTCCAGCCCTCGCCGTACGGGGGGACGACCGCCGTCGTGTTCATCCCGGCCGCGCTGCTCACCGACGCGCCCGCCACGGAGGGCACCGGCTTCCGCCTCGACCGGCAGGGCCACGACCGCAAGGGCGGCGACCGCAGGGGCGGCGTCCGCAACGGACACGACCGCAAGGGCCTCTCCCAGGTGCCGTCCCCCCTGCCCGGCGTCGGCCCGTCCGTGCTGGACGGGCCCGTCGAACTGGAAGCCCCGCTCGGCCTCCTCGGTGAACTCGACGACGCCGACGGCGAGCACGGCGGCCTGTTCAGGCCCCGCCCGCCGCTGCGCCCCGCCACCGGGCTCGACCAGCACCAGCACGAGCAGGCCGCCGACCCGGCCGACCAGCGCCCCGCCGGACCCGTCCCGCTGCCCCGCCGCAAGGCGCCCACCCTGGTGGCCCGGCACGGCAGGCGCCTCGACGAGCCGGGTCGCGCCCACCCGTCGCCCGCCCGGGACGACCGGCGCGCGGAGCACCCGGAACTCAGCGGCACGCCGGGCACCACCGGCTCCCCGAACGCCGACAGCACCACGGGCACCACAGGTATCCCAGGCAGCACCGGCTCTACGAGCAACACCAGCACTACCAGCACTTCCAGCACCACAGACCCCGCGCCCGAAGAGACCACCCTGCTGCTCCGCGGCCTCCCCCGCCGAGTACGCCAGGCGAGCCTCGTCCCCCAGCTGAGAGAGGCCGCCGAGCGCCCCGCCGCCCCGGCCGCGCCCACCTCGGCACCCGGGGACGACGACGAGCGCGACGCGGAACTCGTACGTCACCGCATGGCCGCGATGCAGCGAGGCTGGCAACGCGCACGCCGTGAGAAAGCACCAGGAACGACACCGGAGGGGGACGGTCGATGA
- a CDS encoding hydantoinase B/oxoprolinase family protein, whose amino-acid sequence MTQANGRWQFWIDRGGTFTDIVARRPDGALVSRKLLSHDPERYRDAAVAGIRLLLGLAPYEPVPADRVAVVKMGTTVATNALLERRGEPTVLVITEGFRDALRIAYQNRPRLFDRRILLPKAVYERVVEVPERIDAHGSVVRPLDLGPVTDRLAEARADGLTSAAVVLLHGYRHPDHERRVADAARDLGFTQVSCSHEVSPLIKLVPRGDTTVVDAYLSPILRRYVEQVAAELPGVRLMFMQSNGGLREAAHFRGKDAVLSGPAGGVVGMARTSGQAGFDRVIGFDMGGTSTDVSHYAGEFERELGTRVAGVRMRAPMMNIHTVAAGGGSVLHFDGQRYRVGPDSAGAVPGPACYRRGGPLTVTDANVMLGRIQPAHFPAVFGPDGDQPLDADVVRERFTALADEVRRRTGVSRTPEEVAEGFLEIAVLNMANAVKKISVQRGHDITRYALTSFGGAGGQHACAVADALGVDTVLVPPLAGVLSAYGIGLADATTMREQSVEAELDDTAHARVEALCAELAARTRQELRADGVPDASVTTHARVLVRYAGTDASLPVPLGTAAAVREAFTAAHRARYGFTMDKPLVVEAVSVEAVGRAGPHRLPAAEAPPREGPPRPRATVRVHVAGRPVGTPLYRREDLRPGDTVPGPAVVAEADATTVVDPGWQASVTGTGHLTLRRVHPRPGRTAVGTDVDPVLLEVFNNLFMSIAEQMGVRLENTAHSVNIKERLDFSCALFDPEGNLIANAPHIPVHLGSMGESIKEVLRRNEGTMRPGDVYAVNDPYHGGTHLPDVTVVTPVYGPDGGPLRFLVASRGHHAEIGGITPGSMPAFSRTIHEEGVLFDNWLLVRDGRLREEETRRLLTTAPYPSRDPDTNLADLRAQIAANEKGIEELARMVDEFGLDVVHAYMRHVRNNAEESVRRIVATLHDGSCRYETDAGAVIDVSVRVDREHRGAVLDFTGTSGQQPGNTNAPRSVVMAAVLYVFRTLVDDDIPLNSGCLEPLEVRVPDGSMLGPAYPAATVAGNVETSQAVTGALYAALGVQAEGSGTMNNVTFGNDRVQYYETVASGSGAGEGFDGADAVQTHMTNSRLTDPEVLEWRYPVRVESFAVRTGSGGRGRWRGGDGVVRRIRFLEPMTVALLTGHRRVPPYGMAGGEPGALGANAVERADGTVRPLAGVDTTDVGPGDVLVVMTPGGGGYGTSRAGHAGNTGLARTPRTDASPPGPTPSAKGSKNRPGSSSTPRR is encoded by the coding sequence ATGACGCAGGCCAACGGGCGCTGGCAGTTCTGGATCGACCGCGGCGGCACCTTCACCGACATCGTGGCCCGGCGCCCCGACGGGGCCCTCGTCAGCCGCAAGCTGCTCTCGCACGACCCCGAGCGGTACCGCGACGCGGCCGTCGCCGGCATCCGGCTGCTGCTGGGGCTCGCGCCCTACGAGCCCGTACCGGCCGACCGCGTCGCCGTCGTGAAGATGGGCACCACCGTCGCCACCAACGCCCTCCTGGAGCGGCGCGGCGAGCCGACCGTCCTCGTCATCACCGAGGGTTTCCGCGACGCCCTGCGCATCGCCTACCAGAACCGCCCCCGGCTCTTCGACCGCCGCATCCTGCTCCCCAAGGCCGTCTACGAGAGGGTCGTCGAGGTCCCGGAGCGGATCGACGCCCACGGGTCCGTCGTCCGCCCCCTGGACCTCGGACCGGTCACGGACCGCCTGGCGGAGGCCAGGGCCGACGGGCTCACCTCCGCCGCCGTGGTGCTCCTGCACGGCTACCGCCACCCCGACCACGAGCGGCGCGTCGCCGACGCCGCACGCGACCTCGGGTTCACGCAGGTCAGCTGCTCGCACGAGGTCAGCCCGCTCATCAAGCTCGTCCCGCGCGGCGACACCACCGTCGTCGACGCCTACCTCTCGCCGATCCTGCGCCGCTACGTCGAGCAGGTCGCCGCCGAACTCCCCGGCGTGCGCCTGATGTTCATGCAGTCCAACGGCGGCCTGCGCGAGGCCGCGCACTTCCGCGGCAAGGACGCCGTGCTGTCCGGCCCGGCCGGCGGGGTCGTCGGGATGGCCCGCACCTCGGGTCAAGCCGGTTTCGACCGCGTCATCGGCTTCGACATGGGCGGCACCTCCACCGACGTGTCGCACTACGCGGGCGAGTTCGAGCGCGAACTGGGCACCCGGGTCGCGGGCGTCCGGATGCGCGCGCCGATGATGAACATCCACACCGTCGCCGCGGGCGGCGGCTCGGTCCTCCACTTCGACGGGCAGCGCTACCGCGTCGGCCCCGACTCGGCCGGCGCCGTCCCCGGCCCGGCCTGCTACCGGCGCGGCGGCCCGCTCACCGTGACCGACGCGAACGTGATGCTCGGCCGCATCCAGCCCGCCCACTTCCCCGCCGTGTTCGGCCCGGACGGCGACCAGCCGCTCGACGCGGACGTCGTACGGGAGCGGTTCACGGCGCTCGCCGACGAGGTGCGGCGCCGCACCGGCGTGTCCCGCACCCCCGAGGAGGTCGCCGAGGGCTTCCTGGAGATCGCCGTCCTCAACATGGCCAACGCCGTCAAGAAGATCTCCGTCCAGCGCGGCCACGACATCACCCGGTACGCCCTGACCAGCTTCGGCGGCGCCGGCGGCCAGCACGCCTGCGCGGTCGCCGACGCCCTCGGCGTCGACACCGTCCTCGTACCGCCGCTCGCCGGCGTCCTCTCCGCGTACGGCATCGGGCTCGCCGACGCCACCACCATGCGGGAGCAGTCGGTGGAGGCGGAGCTGGACGACACCGCCCACGCGCGCGTGGAGGCCCTCTGCGCCGAACTCGCCGCCCGCACCCGGCAGGAGCTGCGCGCCGACGGCGTCCCGGACGCCTCCGTCACCACGCACGCGCGCGTGCTGGTGCGCTACGCCGGGACGGACGCGAGCCTGCCCGTGCCCCTCGGCACGGCGGCCGCCGTGCGCGAGGCGTTCACCGCCGCGCACCGGGCGCGCTACGGCTTCACCATGGACAAGCCGCTCGTCGTGGAGGCCGTCTCGGTCGAGGCCGTGGGACGCGCCGGCCCCCACCGGCTGCCCGCAGCGGAGGCACCGCCCCGCGAAGGCCCGCCGCGGCCCCGCGCGACCGTCCGCGTCCACGTGGCGGGCCGGCCCGTCGGCACCCCGCTGTACCGGCGCGAGGACCTGCGGCCCGGCGACACCGTCCCCGGACCCGCCGTCGTCGCCGAGGCCGACGCGACGACCGTCGTCGACCCGGGCTGGCAGGCATCCGTCACCGGCACCGGACACCTCACCCTGCGGCGTGTCCACCCACGCCCCGGCCGCACCGCCGTCGGCACCGACGTGGACCCCGTCCTGCTGGAGGTCTTCAACAACCTCTTCATGTCCATCGCCGAGCAGATGGGCGTCCGCCTGGAGAACACGGCCCACTCCGTCAACATCAAGGAACGCCTCGACTTCTCCTGCGCCCTGTTCGACCCGGAGGGCAACCTCATCGCGAACGCCCCGCACATCCCCGTGCACCTCGGCTCCATGGGCGAGTCCATCAAGGAGGTGCTGCGCCGCAACGAGGGCACCATGCGGCCGGGCGACGTGTACGCCGTCAACGACCCGTACCACGGGGGCACCCACCTGCCGGACGTGACCGTCGTGACGCCCGTGTACGGCCCCGACGGCGGCCCGCTGCGCTTCCTCGTCGCGTCGCGCGGCCACCACGCCGAGATCGGCGGCATCACACCCGGCTCCATGCCCGCGTTCAGCCGCACCATCCACGAGGAGGGCGTGCTGTTCGACAACTGGCTCCTCGTGCGGGACGGGCGGCTGCGCGAGGAGGAGACCCGCCGGCTCCTCACCACCGCCCCGTACCCCTCCCGCGACCCCGACACCAACCTCGCCGACCTGCGCGCCCAGATCGCCGCCAACGAGAAGGGCATCGAGGAACTGGCCCGCATGGTGGACGAGTTCGGCCTCGACGTCGTCCACGCCTACATGCGGCACGTACGGAACAACGCGGAGGAGTCCGTACGCCGTATCGTCGCCACCCTCCACGACGGCTCCTGCCGCTACGAGACCGACGCGGGCGCGGTCATCGACGTCTCCGTGCGCGTCGACCGCGAACACCGCGGCGCCGTCCTCGACTTCACGGGCACGTCCGGACAGCAGCCCGGCAACACCAACGCCCCCAGGTCGGTCGTCATGGCCGCCGTCCTGTACGTCTTCCGCACGCTCGTCGACGACGACATCCCGCTCAACAGCGGCTGCCTGGAGCCCCTGGAGGTGCGCGTCCCGGACGGGTCGATGCTCGGCCCCGCCTACCCGGCGGCGACCGTCGCCGGCAACGTCGAGACGTCCCAGGCCGTGACCGGCGCCCTGTACGCCGCCCTCGGCGTGCAGGCGGAGGGCTCGGGCACCATGAACAACGTCACCTTCGGCAACGACCGCGTCCAGTACTACGAGACCGTGGCGAGCGGCTCGGGCGCGGGCGAAGGCTTCGACGGCGCGGACGCCGTGCAGACCCATATGACCAATTCGCGGCTCACCGACCCCGAGGTGCTGGAGTGGCGCTACCCGGTCCGCGTCGAGTCCTTCGCCGTCCGTACGGGCAGCGGCGGCCGCGGCCGGTGGCGGGGTGGCGACGGCGTCGTGCGGCGCATCCGGTTCCTGGAGCCCATGACGGTGGCCCTGCTCACCGGCCACCGCCGCGTCCCGCCGTACGGGATGGCCGGCGGCGAACCGGGCGCGCTCGGCGCCAACGCCGTGGAACGCGCGGACGGCACCGTCCGGCCCCTGGCGGGCGTCGACACGACGGACGTCGGCCCGGGGGACGTCCTGGTCGTCATGACACCCGGCGGCGGGGGCTACGGGACTTCACGGGCCGGGCACGCCGGGAACACCGGACTCGCCCGTACGCCCCGGACGGACGCGTCGCCTCCCGGACCAACGCCTTCGGCCAAGGGCTCGAAGAATCGCCCCGGTTCGTCTTCGACGCCGAGACGCTGA
- the pxpB gene encoding 5-oxoprolinase subunit PxpB: MRALAVGGRALLLEFGGGDEAQAFHAELLRRRAAGALPAVREIVPAARTVLLDGVEEPGRLAEDVAGWEVPPLHARVEPAVEVPVRYDGPDLAEVAALWGVAPDEVGRIHAGVEYRVAFCGFAPGFGYLTGLPERYGVPRRATPRTAVPAGSVALAGPYTGVYPRSSPGGWQLIGTTDVTLWDPAREPAALLSPGARVRFVPVVREGA; the protein is encoded by the coding sequence GTGAGGGCGCTGGCCGTGGGCGGGCGGGCGTTGCTGCTGGAGTTCGGCGGCGGCGACGAGGCCCAGGCGTTCCATGCCGAGCTGCTGCGCCGCCGGGCGGCCGGGGCGCTGCCCGCCGTACGGGAGATCGTGCCCGCCGCGCGGACCGTGCTGCTGGACGGTGTGGAGGAGCCGGGCCGGCTCGCCGAGGACGTCGCCGGGTGGGAGGTTCCACCGCTGCACGCGCGCGTGGAGCCGGCCGTGGAGGTGCCGGTGCGCTACGACGGACCGGATCTGGCGGAGGTGGCCGCGCTGTGGGGCGTGGCGCCGGACGAGGTGGGGCGGATCCACGCGGGGGTGGAGTACCGGGTGGCGTTCTGCGGGTTCGCGCCCGGGTTCGGCTATCTGACCGGGCTGCCCGAGCGGTACGGGGTGCCGCGCCGGGCCACGCCGCGTACGGCCGTGCCCGCCGGGTCCGTGGCGCTGGCCGGGCCGTACACGGGCGTGTATCCGCGGTCGTCGCCGGGTGGCTGGCAGCTGATCGGGACGACGGACGTGACGCTGTGGGACCCGGCCCGGGAGCCGGCGGCGCTGCTGTCGCCTGGGGCGCGGGTGCGGTTCGTGCCGGTCGTGCGGGAGGGGGCGTGA
- a CDS encoding GntR family transcriptional regulator, which produces MGTTGGLADDRALLGRTSTAERVADILRTRIAEGYFPPGTRLSEENIGGALGVSRNTLREAFRLLTHERLLVHELNRGVFVRVLTVDDVVDLYRTRRLVECAVVHGLGGPPFALDGLAGAVAEGERHARDGDWKGVSTANIHFHSELVALAGSERTDELMRGVLAELRLAFHVVDDPRALHEPYLARNREILDALRAGERTKSEQLLADYLDDSRTQLVEAYARRVADDGETPH; this is translated from the coding sequence GTGGGAACGACGGGCGGACTGGCCGACGACCGTGCGCTGCTGGGGCGCACCAGCACGGCGGAGCGGGTCGCGGACATCCTCCGGACCCGGATCGCGGAGGGGTACTTCCCGCCCGGCACCCGCCTGTCGGAGGAGAACATCGGTGGCGCCCTCGGTGTCTCGCGCAACACCCTGCGCGAGGCGTTCCGGCTGCTCACCCACGAACGGCTCCTCGTCCACGAGCTGAACCGCGGCGTCTTCGTCCGGGTGCTCACCGTCGACGACGTCGTCGACCTCTACCGCACCCGGCGGCTCGTCGAGTGCGCGGTCGTCCACGGCCTCGGCGGGCCGCCCTTCGCCCTCGACGGGCTTGCGGGGGCCGTCGCCGAAGGGGAACGCCACGCCCGCGACGGCGACTGGAAGGGCGTCTCCACCGCCAACATCCACTTCCACAGCGAACTGGTCGCCCTCGCCGGCAGCGAGCGCACCGACGAGCTGATGCGCGGGGTCCTCGCCGAACTCCGGCTCGCCTTCCACGTGGTCGACGACCCCCGCGCCCTCCACGAGCCTTATCTCGCCCGAAACCGGGAGATTTTGGACGCCTTGCGGGCGGGAGAGCGCACCAAGAGCGAACAGCTCCTCGCCGACTACCTCGACGACTCCCGCACCCAGCTCGTCGAGGCCTACGCCCGCCGCGTGGCGGACGACGGCGAGACCCCCCACTAG
- a CDS encoding MFS transporter, with protein MSSTRIDHSPGRELADDTGAFAWLRALGPRGRRAFGGAFGGYALDSYDFFTLPLSMVAIAAYFGLDSGETGLLTTVTLVVSAIGGALAGILADRIGRVKALMITVLTYAVFTVACGFAPNYETLLVFRALQGLGFGGEWAVGAILVAEYTSARHRGRTLGGIQSAWAAGWALAVVVYTLVFHFLPADTAWRVMFWTGALPALLVVYVRRNVEDAPQAAEVRRSSAERGSFTEIFRPRLVRTTLFAVLLSTGVQGGYYTLATWVPTYLKTERGLTVVGTGGYLAFLISGAFIGYLTGGYLTDRLGRKRNIVLFAVLSAVCIVAYTNIPAGANGLVLVLGFPLGFCMSAIFSGFGSFLAELYPTAVRGTGQGFTYNTGRAVGAFFPTLVGFLAGSWGVGGALVFGAVGYGLAVLALLGLPETRGRELL; from the coding sequence ATGAGTTCGACCCGGATCGACCACTCCCCCGGCCGCGAACTGGCCGACGACACCGGCGCGTTCGCCTGGCTGCGCGCGCTCGGCCCGCGCGGCCGGCGTGCCTTCGGCGGCGCGTTCGGCGGCTACGCCCTGGACTCCTACGACTTCTTCACGCTGCCGCTGAGCATGGTGGCCATCGCCGCCTACTTCGGCCTCGACAGCGGCGAGACCGGACTGCTCACCACCGTCACGCTGGTCGTCTCGGCGATCGGCGGCGCGCTCGCCGGAATACTGGCCGACCGGATCGGCCGGGTGAAGGCTCTGATGATCACCGTGCTGACGTACGCGGTGTTCACGGTGGCCTGCGGTTTCGCCCCGAACTACGAGACGCTGCTGGTCTTCCGGGCGCTGCAGGGCCTCGGCTTCGGCGGCGAGTGGGCGGTCGGCGCGATCCTGGTCGCCGAGTACACCTCGGCCCGGCACCGGGGCCGTACGCTCGGCGGCATCCAGAGCGCCTGGGCGGCCGGCTGGGCGCTCGCCGTCGTCGTCTACACGCTGGTCTTCCACTTCCTGCCGGCGGACACCGCATGGCGCGTGATGTTCTGGACGGGTGCCCTGCCCGCACTGCTCGTGGTGTACGTACGGCGCAACGTCGAGGACGCCCCGCAGGCGGCCGAGGTGCGCAGGTCCAGTGCCGAGCGGGGCTCGTTCACCGAGATATTCCGGCCGCGGCTGGTGCGGACGACGCTGTTCGCGGTCCTGCTGTCGACCGGTGTCCAGGGCGGGTACTACACGCTGGCCACCTGGGTGCCCACGTACCTGAAGACCGAGCGCGGCCTGACCGTCGTCGGTACGGGCGGCTATCTGGCGTTCCTGATATCCGGCGCCTTCATCGGCTACCTGACCGGCGGCTATCTCACCGACCGCCTCGGGCGGAAGCGGAACATCGTGCTGTTCGCCGTGCTCTCGGCGGTGTGCATCGTCGCCTACACGAACATCCCCGCCGGGGCCAACGGCCTCGTCCTGGTGCTGGGCTTCCCGCTCGGGTTCTGCATGTCGGCCATCTTCAGCGGGTTCGGCTCGTTCCTGGCGGAGCTGTACCCGACGGCGGTGCGCGGCACCGGGCAGGGGTTCACGTACAACACCGGTCGTGCCGTGGGCGCGTTCTTCCCGACCCTGGTCGGCTTCCTCGCCGGCAGCTGGGGTGTGGGCGGTGCGCTGGTCTTCGGGGCGGTCGGGTACGGCCTGGCCGTGCTGGCCCTGCTCGGGCTGCCCGAGACGCGGGGCCGGGAACTGCTGTGA